A stretch of the Papaver somniferum cultivar HN1 chromosome 6, ASM357369v1, whole genome shotgun sequence genome encodes the following:
- the LOC113286819 gene encoding 5'-adenylylsulfate reductase-like 4, whose protein sequence is MANRVSRNLGFFWFFCYGVLVLCCESSVGSLDNDVCPVISIKDSILKAADICVDFDFDFATEIDLVIEGNDVSLKRALNVVQKNGDGYVAVLFYASWCPFSRNIRTTFSALSSLYPSIQHLAIEESDVMPSVLSIYGVHGFPTLFLFNSTMRMRYHGPRTLSFLVDLYSHVTGMKSVLLDETSWEKLDDPSVLVKLEDTKEESYRFSLIKSPEKLLNEEKYLALATAFVILRLVYFFLPSLLACVSTAWRRLILNTRIVSLWEYPSTLFSQAMQIFRTLKEPCKRRSNLQERAIHARTWARKSFASVSISDAAASSSRVSEIR, encoded by the exons ATGGCGAATAGGGTATcgagaaatctagggtttttctGGTTTTTCTGTTATGGGGTGTTGGTTTTGTGTTGTGAATCGTCGGTGGGTTCTTTGGATAATGATGTTTGTCCTGTAATATCAATCAAAGATTCAATCTTGAAGGCTGCAGATATATGTGTTGACTTTGATTTCGATTTTGCTACAGAAATTGATCTCGTTATTGag GGGAATGATGTTTCACTGAAGAGGGCACTTAATGTTGTTCAGAAGAATGGTGATGGCTATGTAGCTGTACTCTTTTACGCATCTTGGTGTCCTTTCTCTAGAAATATTAGGACAACATTTTCTGCCTTGTCTTCCTTGTATCCCTCCATCCAGCATCTTGCAATTGAAGAATCTGATGTCATGCCAAG CGTACTCTCCATTTATGGAGTTCATGGATTCCCTACTCTTTTTCTGTTTAATTCGACCATGCGGATGCGGTATCATGGTCCACGAACTCTCAGTTTTCTTGTTGATCTCTATTCTCATGTCACTG GAATGAAGTCTGTGTTGCTAGATGAAACGTCTTGGGAGAAACTTGATGACCCTTCAGTTCTTGTGAAATTGGAGGACACCAAAGAAGAAAGTTACAGATTCTCATTGATAAAGTCCCCAGAGAAATTACTTAATGAGGAGAAATATCTGGCACTGGCTACTGCTTTTGTCATTCTTAGATTGGTTTACTTTTTTCTACCATCACTACTCGCATGTGTGTCTACCGCCTGGAGAAGGCTTATCCTGAACACGAGAATAGTTAGCTTGTGGGAATATCCTTCTACGTTGTTCAGTCAAGCAATGCAGATTTTCAGAACTTTGAAAGAGCCTTGCAAGAGGAGAAGCAATTTGCAGGAGAGGGCAATACATGCCAGAACTTGGGCACGTAAATCCTTTGCTTCTGTTTCCATCAGTGATGCTGCTGCAAGCTCGAGTCGTGTGAGTGAAATCCGATAG
- the LOC113290405 gene encoding uncharacterized protein LOC113290405: MNSIFFFLVFSLNSVTILATIESPPTSCQNKCGSIPIKYPLGSGFGCRVSTHLSLAHHLSHQTATSSPSLKTMNKKMSNSSSQPMPAHTQPSTQHRCLHAYPCTLLPTSTFQLGPSLFILIGCHPPTSALYSKGNPICDASYNHLCASLHSCPSILSLGLPIYSSTDTCCGYSPANLNAKGDLDINALRCASYVSVVSLGDIPTDPNRCEYGLALKYDQVGLDHIEMICNACEKSDGVCGYSPPKNNFVCVCKNGNSSSDCYNVNNQVSSFYWTSGGSSYRLSAFLLLFLFLSELLKL; this comes from the exons ATgaactccatcttcttctttttagttttttctcTGAATTCAGTCACTATCCTGGCAACCATAGAATCACCACCAACTTCTTGTCAAAACAAGTGTGGATCAATTCCAATCAAATATCCCTTGGGCTCCGGTTTTGGTTGCCGCGTTTCTACCCATCTATCACTTGCTCATCATCTAAGTCATCAGACAGCAACATCATCACCATCCCTCAAGACCATGAACAAGAAGATGAGCAACTCATCCTCACAACCCATGCCGGCACATACCcaa CCATCAACCCAACACAGATGTTTACATGCTTATCCATGCACTCTTCTCCCAACTTCGACATTCCAGCTTGGTCCATCTCTATTCATCCTCATAGGTTGTCACCCTCCTACATCTGCACTCTACTCCAAAGGAAACCCCATTTGTGATGCTTCATACAACCATCTATGTGCATCTCTGCACTCCTGTCCTTCTATACTCTCACTAGGCCTACCCATCTACTCTTCGACCGATACTTGTTGCGGTTACTCCCCGGCGAACCTGAACGCGAAAGGCGATTTGGATATTAATGCACTGAGATGTGCAAGTTATGTTTCGGTTGTTTCGCTCGGCGATATTCCGACGGATCCGAATCGGTGCGAATACGGGTTGGCTTTGAAATATGATCAAGTTGGATTGGATCATATTGAGATGATTTGTAATGCTTGTGAGAAAAGTGATGGTGTTTGTGGGTATTCTCCACCGAAGAATAACTTCGTTTGTGTTTGTAAGAATGGGAATAGTAGCTCGGATTGTTATAATGTGAATAATCAGGTGAGTAGCTTTTACTGGACCTCCGGCGGATCTTCTTATCGTTTGTCTGCTTTTCTTTTGCTTTTCCTGTTTTTAAGTGAATTATTAAAACTTTAA